One stretch of Streptomyces sp. A2-16 DNA includes these proteins:
- a CDS encoding DUF4240 domain-containing protein, with product MDETEFWELVDATREAADGDPEEQADLLVDRLLALDPEMVLDFARHFEARYNRAYSWDLWGAAWILLDGASDDAFDFFRCWLIGQGREVYEGAVHDPDSLADLLADFDEEIDGDGEELGYAADEAYEQLTGTVAPDLGIPPAASEPLGTPVDLESDRALAERYPKLWERFRG from the coding sequence ATGGACGAGACGGAGTTCTGGGAGCTGGTGGACGCCACCCGCGAGGCCGCCGACGGCGACCCCGAGGAGCAGGCCGACCTGCTCGTGGACCGGCTCCTGGCGCTGGACCCGGAGATGGTCCTGGACTTCGCCCGTCACTTCGAGGCCCGCTACAACCGCGCGTACAGCTGGGATCTGTGGGGCGCCGCCTGGATCCTGCTGGACGGGGCGAGCGACGACGCCTTCGACTTCTTCCGGTGCTGGCTGATCGGCCAGGGCCGCGAGGTGTACGAGGGCGCGGTGCACGACCCCGACTCGCTCGCCGACCTGCTCGCCGACTTCGACGAGGAGATCGACGGCGACGGCGAGGAACTGGGCTACGCGGCCGACGAGGCCTACGAGCAGCTCACCGGTACCGTCGCTCCCGATCTGGGCATCCCGCCCGCGGCCTCCGAGCCGCTCGGCACGCCGGTCGACCTGGAGAGCGACCGGGCGCTGGCGGAGCGGTACCCCAAGCTGTGGGAGCGGTTCAGGGGCTGA